CATGCCGCTCCTGTGGGTGCTGCGCGATCTGCTCGGCCTCACCGGCGCCAAGTACGGCTGCGGCATCGGGGTGTGCGGCGCGTGCACGGTGCGCGAGGGTGCCACCACGCTGCGCTCGTGTCAGCTGACGATCGGCGAAGCCGCGGGCCGCTCGTTCGTCACGATCGAGGGCCTCGAGTCCGCCGGTGGGAGCGCGATCCAGCGGGCCTGGCTCGACGCCGATGTCGCGCACTGTGGCTACTGCCAGCCGGGGATGCTGCTCGAAGCCTCGGCGCTGCTCGAGAGCCGGACGCCACCGGACGACGCCGCGATCGAACAGGCGCTCGATGCCCATCTCTGCCGCTGCGGCTCGTACCCGCG
This is a stretch of genomic DNA from Candidatus Sulfotelmatobacter sp.. It encodes these proteins:
- a CDS encoding (2Fe-2S)-binding protein — encoded protein: MPRYSLVVNATPRLVDASPDMPLLWVLRDLLGLTGAKYGCGIGVCGACTVREGATTLRSCQLTIGEAAGRSFVTIEGLESAGGSAIQRAWLDADVAHCGYCQPGMLLEASALLESRTPPDDAAIEQALDAHLCRCGSYPRIRLALKRAIELRRAGKP